A portion of the Glycine max cultivar Williams 82 chromosome 10, Glycine_max_v4.0, whole genome shotgun sequence genome contains these proteins:
- the LOC100305544 gene encoding 60S ribosomal protein L22-2-like, whose amino-acid sequence MSGAKGKKKGASFVIDCAKPVEDKIMDIASLEKFLQERIKVGGKAGALGDSITVTRDKSKITVTSDSNFSKRYLKYLTKKYLKKHNVRDWLRVIASNKERSVYELRYFNIAENEGEEED is encoded by the exons ATGAGCGGAGCGAAGGGGAAGAAGAAGGGAGCGAGCTTTGTGATCGATTGCGCGAAGCCGGTGGAGGATAAAATTATGGACATTGCTTCTCTGGAGAAGTTCCTTCAGGAGAGGATTAAGGTTGGCGGCAAGGCCGGTGCACTCGGCGATTCCATTACTGTCACTAGGGACAAGAGCAAGATCACCGTCACCTCCGACAGCAACTTCTCTAAACG GTATCTGAAATATTTGACCAAGAAGTACTTGAAAAAGCACAATGTGAGGGATTGGCTTCGCGTGATTGCATCCAACAAGGAGCGGAGTGTCTATGAATTGAGATACTTCAACATCGCTGAGAACGAGGGTGAAGAGGAAGACTG
- the LOC100786629 gene encoding outer envelope pore protein 16-4, chloroplastic — MFLSNCTSHDRERKMEEDLDGVAPCSSLAVEAMIRVGAAGAIWGLCAGPYDARQQGLRGSAKASFVAKSVGRFGTRCGFVAGVFSITRCGVQRYRGRNDWVNGLIGGAVAGAAAAAAAGTRSWSQVIGMAGLVSVFCAAADYSRTS; from the exons ATGTTCCTATCCAACTGCACCTCCCACgacagagagagaaaaatggaagaagacCTGGACGGCGTCGCTCCGTGCTCCTCCCTCGCCGTCGAGGCTATGATTCGTGTCGGAGCG GCCGGTGCAATCTGGGGCTTGTGTGCTGGTCCTTACGACGCTCGTCAACAGG GTCTTAGAGGCTCTGCTAAAGCTTCTTTTGTG GCAAAGTCGGTTGGCAGGTTTGGGACTCGATGCG GGTTTGTAGCTGGCGTTTTCAGTATTACGCGATGCGGGGTTCAGAGGTACCGAGGGCGGAATGATTGG GTCAATGGTTTGATTGGGGGTGCTGTAGCAGGTgcagctgctgctgctgctgctgggaCACGAAGTTGGTCACAGGTGATAGGGATGGCCGGTTTGGTTTCTGTTTTCTGTGCTGCAGCTGACTATTCCAGAACATCTTAA
- the LOC121172985 gene encoding caffeoylshikimate esterase: MGASVYLLLHKRDPSFWDGVVLIAPMCKVTLLVLQGEQDVVTDPRMSNALYEQASSRDKTIKLYTGMCHGITTGETDENITLAFVDIIAWLDKHAIKAIVESVKLI; this comes from the exons ATGGGAGCATCAGTGTACTTACTATTGCATAAAAGGGACCCTTCGTTTTGGGATGGTGTTGTTCTTATAGCACCCATGTGTAAG GTTACACTTTTAGTGTTACAAGGGGAGCAAGATGTCGTGACAGACCCAAGAATGAGCAATGCATTATATGAGCAAGCTAGTAGCAGAGACAAGACCATCAAATTGTATACTGGAATGTGTCATGGCATAACAACCGGAGAGACAGATGAAAACATTACACTTGCGTTTGTTGACATCATAGCTTGGTTGGATAAGCACGCAATCAAGGCAATTGTTGAGTCcgtcaaattaatttaa
- the LOC100783463 gene encoding UDP-glucuronic acid decarboxylase 2, translated as MGSELIFRGHEAQPVDDSYSPKPHKPWFTVTRPIHYMLREQRLVFVLVGVIIATLFFTLVPSSSSSSVPYESLPISYFERESKIPAYHHRVAAAVHSVGKVPLGIKRKGLRIVVTGGAGFVGSHLVDRLIARGDSVIVVDNFFTGRKENVMHHFGNPRFELIRHDVVEPLLLEVDQIYHLACPASPVHYKFNPVKTIKTNVVGTLNMLGLAKRVGARFLLTSTSEVYGDPLQHPQKETYWGNVNPIGVRSCYDEGKRTAETLTMDYHRGAGVEVRIARIFNTYGPRMCLDDGRVVSNFVAQALRKEPLTVYGDGKQTRSFQYVSDLVEGLIRLMEGEHVGPFNLGNPGEFTMLELAKVVQETIDPDARIEYRPNTEDDPHKRKPDISRAKDQLGWEPKVDLRKGLPLMVSDFRQRIFGDQKEKASVA; from the exons ATGGGCTCCGAATTGATTTTCAGAGGCCACGAGGCTCAGCCCGTGGACGACTCGTACTCGCCGAAGCCCCACAAGCCCTGGTTCACCGTGACTCGCCCGATTCACTACATGCTCCGCGAGCAGCGACTCGTCTTCGTCCTCGTCGGCGTCATCATAGCAACCCTCTTCTTCACACTCGTCCCTTCCTCATCCTCTTCAAGCGTTCCGTACGAGTCTCTCCCGATCTCGTACTTCGAGCGCGAGTCAAAGATTCCGGCGTACCACCACCGCGTCGCTGCGGCGGTGCACTCGGTGGGGAAGGTGCCGTTGGGAATTAAGAGGAAGGGGCTCCGGATCGTGGTGACCGGCGGCGCGGGGTTCGTTGGGTCGCACCTGGTGGATCGGTTGATTGCGAGAGGGGACAGCGTGATCGTGGTGGACAATTTCTTCACGGGAAGAAAAGAGAACGTGATGCATCATTTTGGAAACCCTAGATTCGAGCTCATTCGACACGACGTCGTTGAGCCTCTCCTTCTCGAGGTCGATCAGATCTACCATCTGGCTTGCCCTGCTTCCCCTGTCCACTACAAGTTCAATCCCGTCAAGACTATC AAGACCAATGTGGTGGGGACCTTGAACATGCTTGGTCTAGCTAAGCGAGTGGGAGCGAGGTTCTTGTTGACGAGTACCAGTGAGGTTTATGGAGATCCTCTGCAGCACCCTCAGAAGGAGACTTACTGGGGAAACGTCAACCCAATTG GTGTCCGAAGCTGCTACGACGAGGGAAAGCGTACGGCCGAGACGTTGACCATGGACTACCACCGAGGTGCCGGCGTTGAG GTTAGAATTGCTAGAATCTTTAACACCTACGGGCCTAGAATGTGCTTAGATGATGGCCGTGTTGTTAGTAACTTCGTTGCTCAG GCACTAAGGAAGGAGCCTTTGACCGTTTATGGAGATGGGAAACAGACAAGAAGTTTCCAATATGTCTCTGATTTG GTGGAGGGTCTAATCCGCCTTATGGAAGGAGAACACGTGGGACCTTTCAATCTTGGAAATCCCGGAGAATTTACCATGCTTGAACTTGCCAAG GTGGTTCAAGAAACAATAGACCCTGATGCTAGGATAGAGTACAGGCCCAACACAGAGGATGACCCGCACAAGAGAAAGCCTGATATAAGTAGGGCTAAGGATCAACTTGGCTGGGAACCCAAGGTTGACCTGCGCAAGGGCCTCCCACTAATGGTTTCTGACTTCCGGCAACGCATTTTTGGTGACCAGAAGGAAAAGGCATCCGTAGCCTAA